GACTAATTTTTGTGGAGAGATTTTGCTGATTAGAGAAAGCCGAGGAAGCAAAATGACTCGACCCTTAGACcaaaaattttgcaaaaataCTAGAAAAACTTGGCCGGAGAAATTAGGTATAGTTCTACCTTGTATTTGTTTCTCTAAACTTAGTAGCTTGCGTAGCTTCTGTATAACTTGATggtatatttgatttattttcaattaaatattagACATATACATTTTTACTCTACATCAtaaaattgcaaatttaaagatttcaGATTACCCTTCTACCGGCGACTATCAATATACATGAATACACTATATGTACTTTTGAGTGTATCTAATACATACGGTAAGAATTCGTACGGCTTGAATGAAGTATTTCTTTAAGTAACTCATACGAAAATGACATGGAACATTTGGTAAAACAATCTATTAAGCCTAGTGGTTTACGGACCAGCAATCCATATTAGAGTATCTTACATGGGTTTATTTGAAAGGCTACTAATAATGTGTAAGACTcactgaaaaatttcaaaaaacGAATAATCGTAGGTGACCAATATAATACTAGATCAGCCCCACTCATTACATTAAAACCACAGTTTagtcttcaataaatatataaacaTAAAGgtcattattgaaatccctatatcttattattaatattagcatatttaataataaatatatatataaaaatacaaCAACGATTTCTACAAGATGtctttcaaattaatttcGCCTGTACCTCTTGCTAGAGGTTGTGGTTGGTTTTCACTCTTTTTCCAGCCAATCATGAATATAACACTGAAAGTTGCAGGTAAAGTAACATTTCCGTGCTCATCAGTTTCACCATGTAATGCCTTATAAATCTCGTTGGCTGCTAACATTACGTCCCTTGGTAAAAGATTTGATCTCGATAATACAGAATTTTGTTCCCCCATCAGCAGTAAGTCTTTGCAAACTGAGACTACGTCTGGAAATCCACCGACTACGATATCTTCTGAATCGATTGTTAACATGCTAAATCCTGCCCTATTCAAGAGCGACCCAACGTCATTCAAATGTACTAAGGGTGATACTCTTGGGGACATTCCGCCCTTTCTTTCCAATTCTGCCAATTGCAATGACGTTCTCAATTCGTATAACGTATCACCACCAAATAAAGTACCCATGAATAACCCATCTGGTTTTAATACACGGTTTATATTTGCCAAAGTGGCTggtaaatcattaatcCAATGCAAggataaatttgaaatgacTGCATCATACTGATTTGATTCTTGTAAGCATTCATGGTCGAATGCTTCTTCATCTCCTACATTACGAATAAGCTTTCCATCAAATTCAGCATTGAACGGTTGTTCAACATCCCTATTAAGAATGTCTTTGGATGAATCAAGCATGACTAATTCCTTGATTTTGGACCTTATAGTCTTTTTATCGTTATTAAGCTGTTTACAGATTTCCATATCAGCAGAGTCTGCTGCTTCGGGTACCTTGGATTCCTCAAATAAgttctttattaaattacCCAGATGTGACCCAAAGTCCAATAATCTATCAAAGTCTCTTGTAATAAATGCCAATCTTTCTATAGTCCTAATTGCTACCTCATCTCTTAAATACTCTACTTTACGAGATTCTTGTGGATTAAGACTGGGCGTTCTTGATCTTTGTATTAATTTTGCAGATCTGTCAAAGACATTAAATTGCTGCTTCTGTTTAGCTGCATTCTCTGATGCTGATGTCGCCAATAGACGCTTGTTGGTTAACGATTTAAACATTCTAGAGCTTAGAGACAACAGAAGCGGAATATTTAGCGTTTTgttttattcattaatcttTTTCGATGCTCACTATCTGAGATCTTCATCACAAAGTTCTAACATTATCCATTCATTCCTAACTGGTGAACTAGAAGCTGTATTATGCTACGGTACATATCAAACACCCCCATTATAAGAAGGGGTATACGACATTCTTTCAAAGGTTCATTAGTATTATCGTTTAAAAATATACATAATTCAAGTATAAATATACCTCAGTTTTCAGTCGATGactttttaataaatgaaaGTTCTCTTGCTCATGATCAGTCCCATGCATCAGGTAAAGAGAACCTAATTTCAACAGAAACATTCATTCTgcaattcaattctaaaaCCAAGATTAAAGCGATTGAGAACCAAATTGAACGATTAATAGAAGAGAAAGAGTTCAAGACAATATGGCTGATTGCAAACCTTATGAAAGAATACCGTATACCTCCTTCAAATAAACTATacataatattattaaaagcTTGCtatttgatgaataaaCCTGAGGCTACAAGTCTTGCAACAAGATTGTATTATGAAGTAATGACACTATATGAAATTAAGAAAGGAGAACAAAAGATAACTCAAGATGTTCATAATGGTTTAGCATACTTTCTACTTGTATCTTTTCAATGTTGCGATGATTTTACAGAATTaataactttgaaattgttgtGGGAAAATTACATTATTGATAACGTTGATAAACcaatttatgaattgtTATATCATTCGGCATATATTAATACTTTACTCAATACAACTCAAAATCAGATCGCTATTGatcattttgaaaaaacCTTCGAAGAGCTAACTCAATTAGATACAGTGGgaaattatcatcaatttgATAGATACGACTTGCTTCTGACTTTACCAACTATCCGAATTCTTGATATAATGGCATCTAACAAAGATTGTGaaagattgcaaaaatGGCTTTTGATAATACACGATGAACAACGAATACAGTTCAACAATAAGAGTAATGATTGTACAATAATCcttaatgaaaataattggCTAAGGTATCTAAATGTTGGTCTTCTAAACAATAGTTACGACTTGGTCAAGAGCATATACGACAATTTTATTATGAGCGGTTTCAGTGATGGTATCTCGACGGAAGATGTACTATTTCGAAAAGACCCCACTATATCTAGCTCATTTTCTGGGAACGTTGTTTTGGATTCCGTCAATGACGAAACAATTtctcaaattcttcatacATTCGCAATTAACGGTGATGTAAACCTGACGCTTGCTTTAATCGAGTCACATTATATTCACAAGACAATGAAAGGAGAAAAGGCTTTAACAAAAGATCTATGTCTCAAGATTATTGAATCGTACTGCTATCATCCTGatttacaaaataattGGAGTGAGgatgaaataataatatcgaAGAATTCTAATGACGAGAGTGTTAGGAGAGTTTTAGATGTATTGAACAGTTTCGTCGTAAAGTTTGATACAGATAAGAACAATAATATCAGTTATCGTGACATAACCGATGCTATGTCTtttaaatttgttaattatAAGGTTTACGAtaagaatataat
This is a stretch of genomic DNA from Debaryomyces hansenii CBS767 chromosome G complete sequence. It encodes these proteins:
- a CDS encoding DEHA2G01936p (weakly similar to CA2144|IPF12802 Candida albicans IPF12802), whose translation is MLRYISNTPIIRRGIRHSFKGSLVLSFKNIHNSSINIPQFSVDDFLINESSLAHDQSHASGKENLISTETFISQFNSKTKIKAIENQIERLIEEKEFKTIWSIANLMKEYRIPPSNKLYIILLKACYLMNKPEATSLATRLYYEVMTLYEIKKGEQKITQDVHNGLAYFLLVSFQCCDDFTELITLKLLWENYIIDNVDKPIYELLYHSAYINTLLNTTQNQIAIDHFEKTFEELTQLDTVGNYHQFDRYDLLSTLPTIRILDIMASNKDCERLQKWLLIIHDEQRIQFNNKSNDCTIILNENNWLRYLNVGLLNNSYDLVKSIYDNFIMSGFSDGISTEDVLFRKDPTISSSFSGNVVLDSVNDETISQILHTFAINGDVNSTLALIESHYIHKTMKGEKALTKDLCLKIIESYCYHPDLQNNWSEDEIIISKNSNDESVRRVLDVLNSFVVKFDTDKNNNISYRDITDAMSFKFVNYKVYDKNIIKAKHKEFEISEKIKHPEDLDKVPGLPRKISNKNIESSYQGNILANLETLSRFILDHLEYLREKNYSKSTIILFVNCILNHTNLYQNFSGTVKALSTIHKIYPNMVTDYLNDDSINIILNSLANSNSAKISSFLLFKYLHKKKNVTHDHYRCFISAILRGDFHDCLQFFLYNYLVDYGGIIDPKIMQMLQSLPSDVIQSSASTSSLLTFIQDRTKIKSNQQVSNYPVISLDEINEFWRLMKLSHQEPYVGDANIAEFKRMYNHSFDVRDAHYLSYIFQLPVYDRVSLQ
- a CDS encoding DEHA2G01914p (similar to uniprot|Q96U89 Neurospora crassa B12F1), with amino-acid sequence MFKSLTNKRLLATSASENAAKQKQQFNVFDRSAKLIQRSRTPSLNPQESRKVEYLRDEVAIRTIERLAFITRDFDRLLDFGSHSGNLIKNLFEESKVPEAADSADMEICKQLNNDKKTIRSKIKELVMLDSSKDILNRDVEQPFNAEFDGKLIRNVGDEEAFDHECLQESNQYDAVISNLSLHWINDLPATLANINRVLKPDGLFMGTLFGGDTLYELRTSLQLAELERKGGMSPRVSPLVHLNDVGSLLNRAGFSMLTIDSEDIVVGGFPDVVSVCKDLSSMGEQNSVLSRSNLLPRDVMLAANEIYKALHGETDEHGNVTLPATFSVIFMIGWKKSENQPQPLARGTGEINLKDIL